Within Ascochyta rabiei chromosome 4, complete sequence, the genomic segment cttaaactacacaacgtagcatagtgcctagatatACTTTGTAAtcttgtctctttctaacaactacgttaacagggcatctggtaggacacaaaaggagatctaacttagcttagacaagtagacaacacagctattacatccttagataaacaacatagataataggtacttagagAACAGCTACAGACAGTATttgtaatataattaacataaagctaaatacctaagactgctactgctctactatagtataagcgaatagggcaccctagagctgctaatattaagcaccttatctaataatcttagggggtaagagttaggggtattactacagtctaatgtaatgcttacagacaagctaagactaagaggcaaattagttaaatactacaAATAAGCAATAAAGGACTAAAAGAACGCATAGTAATtgacttctacttatatggagaaggaagctttactaaggaaaagagctaattgcttgctgttaacaggcaatctagcttcctctaggacttctattttaaagataattaactaggaaagacaattatctactttctagacactcttacacaattccttctaaaacaatacaagatctaggttaaggtaattaagtgtaatagtgaaattactacaataaaactagaagtattaagatagtgcgctgtataattaattaggcttaagccttctacagTAGATacctaagcacagaataaaggtgctaaacgcttagggggtgtaataaaagataaggcacgcactataagattagacgcaaatctactataggaaatatagctagagattataagagcagtagtgtacctacacaactaaacactaaggttattaaataactagaaaacaccctataatgtgttctttacctatacagcttaactagctagcctaaatatataaagtaggaaactaaactaggcatatttaaaagtatatagatataaagcctttgctcttataagtaacaccctttaaggaaagttataactctagtaactagacctaagagcataggtaggatacctagtaggatactaatccttaaatatatattagatatagattctaaccctagtaaaagttattagcataagagatataatctttaataaggatactgtctttagtagctagacttaggacctaatagacaatcttatacacagcactcttaaagagatagtaacatagataagaagcgtagagcttctacctctaccctaaaataaggctaaaatctagttattctatgaggataacactattacacacttaaatactatagaagattaactaggttataataatagacagaaagctggacatatatatctaacccctcctctaactctactactagttgcgttgttaataaacacgttgttgttattctagttagcaagaggtaacagctaattaggagttggcaggtagcactagttaactgctaattagttagaattaacgctagcgtaatcttaaggaactttataaactatcctgtagagggctatatttatagctagcacataaggcagatatataggcacatactagggcaataatattaataaggctaggttaaaacaaatgctaataaaagggcttaagccttattaaagctaacttctactagagctaacagcacaattaaacctagagaACCACctgctttactaatagtttaaagaagctaagtaagagcaccttagcagctattagactataaagttatagtctaaagtacccctaataaagactaaggtagtagaatactagatacttaactgtatataggtatacacatataagcttaataagaactactacctacttaaatataaggcgcaactagtagtctaaggtaactagcaacaaaacattacttctaaagatacctacgcagtaacactagctagcaggtcctctagaatgcttatagcaattttagcagcacataacctagaacttaagtagtttaatgttataaacgcctttatttatatattaattaatagagaggtctatataaggatgctatgcaggtattagaaactaggcatagtcctatagctacacaaggcactatatagactaagaatctctctactcctctagtagaaggaatttatatctactctaacaagctatagatttacagttgttccctataaaccctactgcttacttaagaatagagttactatcttcttctatatagacaatattattatagcttattacctaactagaagacaTTAGGCAgacaaggcccttagctatattactaacaaatactctgttatagGGGGAAATAATCTACAATAGTTTCTAgaagtagagataacctaagattaagacaacctaaggatcctcctcttataggcgttatatattaacaaaattgTCTCTCTAGCAGACAAAATAGATATACAACACgacacactaatattaagtattaagcttctactaaataaaggggaagctgcagcattagaaattaacaaatactagagaaagattagatctctcctctttgctgcggttactactaggcctaatattgcctttactacatctaggctggcataatttctaactaactctagacagcagcactataacgcagtagattaagtactattgtacCTATAAGGGACATAAGACCTAtctcttacctttagaggcaataagcacctagtagtcgctagtaatgcattatttgctaataatactcttaataggaagagcttctaaggatatactattaaactatatagaggacttattacctagagagctaataaacaagatacagttactatattaataactaaagtagagctacttgccctagcacaggtagctaaggaagctatctttatcttacaactattgttagaacttagcatacacctcttataattaataattactatttaatataataatacctagactatctaattaattaataaggaagtcttaaaactctaaactaaactacaacatgtagacatttataactactagctgtaataagaggcaaacaaaggcactataacagtaacctatgtcctatctactaagatattagctaacagacttacaaaggctctgcctgtaagcaagtagttaacctttctaaggcagctaggactaaagaaaaatactaaacaaagaaagccagctaacacctagatagaattacttaactaaaagctcgctaacctagaggtataataagagctaattgtgtctagctttaataaggccttaaagctaagaaGGTGTGTCAGATAACTGACCTTGCTAAGCCAAGTTGGggttttagggttaacctcggttaacgcaggggctagcggcacacacacataaaatgagccatcAAGACAGATAATCATCAATCAATCACCTTCACCatcatctttgcacattaagcatattatctgaCATCTACACAACCCTAATTTAACAGGGCAACAGCTCTTCTTAATAAACTAGGGCACAGGCCCTTACTTTTAGACTACAAACacatatttactatccctttaaagaaacacactccttaaattactagagtagcttaactgctctcgtcttatatagtcttagactcacacaggacgttaaacttatcaatcaatcaatcaatcaatcaatcaatcaatcaatcaatcagcACCACTCTGCAGTGGGAGCGCCAAAGGTAGTTATTGGGAAACTGGAGAACCGGCATCTCAGCATCGACGTTGGTTCATGATTTCACATACATACAGCACAGTTGATCGAATATTGCTGTCCAACACCCACACACTCGTATTTCCCGAATATCGAAACCTGTTCATGTAGCGTTTGAAAACTAGGGGGACTGTGCTATGTGACCCGCTAACCACAAATGCAAGCGAAACGCCAACGCTATGCTGCCAGATGCCGCCAGATACCGCCAGATGCGATGTACAAATGTTCGCTCCAAGTGACTGAAGCCTAGTCAGACAGCTCAATAGCATCGTCCTGCGTAGCGCCTGGTCCGACCCCTCCAAAGCTACTTCCAGGCTGTGCAAAGTTCTGTTCTTCTTCCTCGGTGTATTCATCCTCATCGTACTCTCCTGTATAGGCGCCGAACTGGGTCGGGTTGTCGACGttttcgtcttcgtcttcgtcttcgtcttcgccTTCGCTTGATTCCATTTCTTCGTCGTCGCCATCGAATGAGTCCTCCTCAGTATCACCTGCGACGTTGTCCTCAGCGTCCACATCTACAAGGTCAACACCGCTTGCGCTCCCGTCTTCGCTGTACGGCGGCTGCGTGTAGCCTGGTTGCGCCACATACGAGAACTGCGCCGGGATTGGCGAGGACAGAGCAAGCGGTTCGAGGCCAAGCGTCCGCGGTGTGCTGCCTGGTGAATTGACGTACTGATCGCGATAGGCACGAATTGCTTCTGGACCCTTGCCGTATAGATGCTGTGGTACAAAGCGGCTCGCGCGTCCCCAGTAAGCTGGCTTGTTGCCTTGCGCGGCGCCGACACTTTTGCCAAAACTGGACTGGCGGAAAGACGAAATGGAGGTGCCAAGATTGGGCACGCTGCGACCGAAATCGTGGACAGCTGGGGGCAAGTGTTTTGCACTGGGGGACTCTGCGATTAGATCGCGAGCCTGTGCTATGAGAAGGCTGGAGCGGCCCGTGAGCGATGAGCGCCTGTTGCAAGGTGTTGCGCCAGTGACGGACGGTGATGCTGAACCAGAGGTTGTAAAGGCTTGCTTGGCGGCGCGGATGCGAGCGAGTCGCTCTTCGATGGTGAGTGGCTTGAATGGCGCTTCAGGTGGAAGTGGAGGCTGGAGTACCAAAGATGCATTGGAGCTAGACCTGCGTACGCGTTTGGCTTCGGCGTCGTCTTTGGGCTCCTCATCCGTGGCTGAATCGAAGCTCCGCTTGCGGTGCTTGCTTGGGTCGATGCCCATAGCTCGGAGCTTGAACCAGTCGGTCTCTGTTCGGTCAATGGGCGCCGTCGACCTCTGATAGGCCTCAGAGTAGCTTCTGACGTGCAAGGCATGTTCGTTCATGGTGACAGGCGCGGTCAAGTCGCGTGCGGGTAGTGTTGGAGCGGCTTGTGGAGGTGCAGCTACTTTTGCGTGTGCCGTTTGATCGATTGTCGCCCGGGTATGGCGTTCTTGCGTTCGTCTGGCGCGCCGCGCTGTTGGCTGGCCGTTGATAGACGTTGTTGACGCGCCGTTGGGCTGGTCTGTGCTCACTGCCGATCCGGCTGCAAGAGTTGCGCTCACAGCCTCACCTTTATCGTCGACCAACTGTTCTCGCTGCGCCTTGAGACGCTTCCTCCTCTCCCTTGCCTTGGCGTCACGCTTCTTTCTTTGCACTTGCGCGACCCAGCGCGCGAACACTGCTCGTGCAAAGACCTGATGTCGCTCCTCTTTCTCTGCTGCCTCACGagcccgccgccgccatgTCTGCACCTCCGTGGCGACCTCCTCTACAACATTCTTCACCGTGTTCTCAAGAAACTGATACAAAAGTCCATCTTCCCCGTTAAGCATAATGTTCGATGTGAGCGCACTGTACGCTGTTTCCCGTTCTCGGGTCCGTGCCAGtcgctcctgctcctgctgctgtAGTCGTTGCTGTTCCTCCTGGATTAGTCTCTCTCGCTCCTGCTTTGCCCGGAGTTCCTGCTCTTGCTGCTCCCTAAAATGCCGCTGCTTCTCTTCCTGTTGCCGCTGTTGCTCAGCTTCTCGTGCTTGCTGCGCTTCCCTCGCTTTCcgctcttgctcttcttgctcttgtCTGCGTCGCTCCTTCTTCTGCTTTAGCACAGCTTGCcgtgcttcttcttctgcttgcTGCCTCTCAGCGTCTCCTGTCACTGAACTTGGCTGTGGTGGCAACCTGGCTGGTGTGGTCGAAAGCCCCGTCTGCTGTTCACTACGCAACTTCGCGTCTAGCGCAGGTAGCCCGGGAAAGACGAAGGGCTTCGGTGTGTCAAGGGCAGATCGCTCACTAGCTTGCCCAACGCGCGGTGTAGCCTGGACATCTAAGGGTAGACCTTGAGAGACGGGAGACGCATCGCTTCCGAAGGTGAAAGAATTGGGGGGTGTTGACGCGGGGTTTGTGGATTGCAGAGGCAGGGATGCTGCAGCAGTAGCGAATGGATTGGCATTTGCACTAGCAGTAGGTGTGGGAGCGAATTTGATCGTGTTTTTGGCCGCGTCAAAAACTCCGGGCGAAGGCCACCCACCAGTAAATGCTGATGCAGTATTGGCCTGAGCAGGTTGAGACTGCGGTATTGCCTTGGCGATGGGACTGTTTCCAAACGGATTCGTCGAAGGAACAGTGGACGATGGTTGACTTGAAGTAGTGAACGGCGACGCACAGGGGCTTAAACTCGAAGTGTCGTTGGTTGTTATGCGGTTAGGCTTCTGCGCGAAGACATTGGGTTTGGCCGTGGTGCTCTCTGGGATGAACAGCGAATTCTCGTCAGCCATTAGGGTTATGCTAGGATCGACCAGCAAGTTACTAGTCTTCGCTTGCTGCACTGTCATACCCTGGATGATGGCCGAGAACGCACGATTGTAGCGCTTGGACTCAACAAGGCTTTGGGAGAACACCTGCGGCTTAATGCTGTGGGGAACACCTATCGACTTGTTGCTATTGCCCAGTTTTGCAATGTCGAGGTATGTTTGTCCATGTGCGTTTCTTTCAAAATGGAATCCAAATAGCTCACACAGCTTGACAGCATCCTTGTCCTCGTCCATGGCGAGTACACCCTTCAGTTTGTCGATCGTCCAAGCGTCGACGCTTATATCTCCCCGAGGTCCTTTCCGGTATGCATGCCAGATCGAATCGAGTATGACGTGTCGGACGCGATTGAAACCAACTTCGGCAGCACAAGCCATAAGATATGACACACCAGAAGACTTGATAAGGTCCCAGAATTTCTTCCAATTCGCTTGCGCCTGGACCCAGCCTTTGTCGGAGCCAAAGTCAAAAGCTGACTTGGCGGCCTTGAAGATGTCGATCGCAGTCAGGACGCGCTTGTTGTGACGAAGGTCACTCGGTAAGCTATGAAGTTCGTTCTCGAGTTGACTGTTGGCGTAGAGAGAGGCCAGGATCAAGCGATATGCGACAAACTCGGCTTCATTGTCGGAGGTTATGCCCGCTCGTCGATTGTCGTCGTATCGTTCTCGCAGTGTAGTCAGGGTCTGGTTGAACTGTTCCATGTCCTGTTGATGCGAGTAGTCCTCCTTCTCGCTTTGTGCCATCTGATGCATGGATAGTAAGTAGAAGCGTGCAGACGCTTCCAGACACGTGAGTAGTGTCTGAATATCATTGCGCTTTTCTACGACCTGAGTACGTAGGTCCTTGCGCACGGAGCGAGTGCGGTCCCAAATCCAAGCATGCAGATGATCGAAGCCTTCGTTGTCAAGGCGCTTGAAGAGATAGTTTACGGTTTTCTGCCGACATTAAGATGCGGACTCGTGTGGTGATTGTCGTTGCTTACCAAACATGCGGCTGGATTTCGAATGTCAATGACCAGCTCTACGTCAGCACCAGCTGAAGATCGAGTAAAGGCCTTGACCATGCGCGATTCGTCTGGTATTCGATCTCCGTACTCGAGGTATTCGGTTTCGGGTGTCTTTAGGTACGTCAGCCAGTTGTCGCAAGGTAGAATTGTAGGGGCGCACGCATTCTGGTCGCTTGAAGTCTTTCTGGTCTATGCGGCGCACTCTCTCGTATTCCGGGCACATATCGTTACAGCGACCGATCAGCTTGACCGAGTCGCTCAGTTTCATCTGTCCATCAGGGTTCATGAGTCCCTGGTCCTGCAACTGCTTGCGCCAGCTAGGTTGAGCAGCTTGTAGCTGGGCGCATTAGCCATGGCTGTTTGTATGTGCGCAAGTGTTTGATGGTGGGCTCTCGCAGCTTACATAGAGGAATCGGTCGTGGTAGTCGGCTTTGGCGTGCGGGGTCGAGTTGAAGACGGCGCCGTACTTGTTGAGGGGAACGAAGGTGATCCTAGTGTCTCCGGTCAGAATGGGCCACGTGAGACACCGTGTTTccgctgttgttgttgctcgtgctcgtgctcgtgctcgtgctcgtgctcgtgctcgacctcttgctcttgctcttgttCCTGCGCGGGCTCTTGCCTCTGCTCTCGATCTTGGCCTCTTTCATCCTCTTGCCCCGTCTCCTCCAGTCTCGTTGGCGTGTCTCCGCGGCCCGTGGTGTAGTCAGACAAGGAGACGGGGGCTTACTTCTTTGGCTTTCCCTCGGCGTCCAGCTCTTGCGCATGACTGCCTCCCGTGGCACGCGCACTGGCGCCTCTGTTCTGCGCGCCTCCACCACGCTTCTTCGCGCCGAACGCCGGCTTGTCACCCGCCTCTGTAGACGCGCCATCTAGTCCGCCGCGcgtgttgctgctgctgccgcgcCAGATGCCAGTGCTGTGACCTCGGCTACGTCCTcggccgccgccgccacgtGCGACTGTCGACATTGTCGCGACTACGCCGAATTCGATGCGCACATACGTGGTCGGCTAGATGGTGCGAGTTGGATCGAGGTGGGTGTGCGCATCAAGTGAAGGAGCGACGGCGAACAAAGTGGACAACGTGTGCAGGCTCGGGTCGTGCTTATTCGCCCAACGCCGGATGTCGGGTGCTGGATGCCGAATGCCGGATGTTGGGTGCTGAGTGCTGAGTGCTGAGTGCTGAGTGCTGAGTGCTGAGTGCTGAGTGCTGAAAGCCAGGCGCGACAGGGCGACAATGCGAGCGGCGATCGCGTTGGGTTGGGAATGGGAAACAAAGAAGCTCCCAGCTTGCTTGTCGCGAACACCAACACGAACAAGCCACACGCT encodes:
- a CDS encoding actin cytoskeleton and mitosis protein, yielding MSTVARGGGGRGRSRGHSTGIWRGSSSNTRGGLDGASTEAGDKPAFGAKKRGGGAQNRGASARATGGSHAQELDAEGKPKKITFVPLNKYGAVFNSTPHAKADYHDRFLYLQAAQPSWRKQLQDQGLMNPDGQMKLSDSVKLIGRCNDMCPEYERVRRIDQKDFKRPECTPETEYLEYGDRIPDESRMVKAFTRSSAGADVELVIDIRNPAACLKTVNYLFKRLDNEGFDHLHAWIWDRTRSVRKDLRTQVVEKRNDIQTLLTCLEASARFYLLSMHQMAQSEKEDYSHQQDMEQFNQTLTTLRERYDDNRRAGITSDNEAEFVAYRLILASLYANSQLENELHSLPSDLRHNKRVLTAIDIFKAAKSAFDFGSDKGWVQAQANWKKFWDLIKSSGVSYLMACAAEVGFNRVRHVILDSIWHAYRKGPRGDISVDAWTIDKLKGVLAMDEDKDAVKLCELFGFHFERNAHGQTYLDIAKLGNSNKSIGVPHSIKPQVFSQSLVESKRYNRAFSAIIQGMTVQQAKTSNLLVDPSITLMADENSLFIPESTTAKPNVFAQKPNRITTNDTSSLSPCASPFTTSSQPSSTVPSTNPFGNSPIAKAIPQSQPAQANTASAFTGGWPSPGVFDAAKNTIKFAPTPTASANANPFATAAASLPLQSTNPASTPPNSFTFGSDASPVSQGLPLDVQATPRVGQASERSALDTPKPFVFPGLPALDAKLRSEQQTGLSTTPARLPPQPSSVTGDAERQQAEEEARQAVLKQKKERRRQEQEEQERKAREAQQAREAEQQRQQEEKQRHFREQQEQELRAKQERERLIQEEQQRLQQQEQERLARTRERETAYSALTSNIMLNGEDGLLYQFLENTVKNVVEEVATEVQTWRRRAREAAEKEERHQVFARAVFARWVAQVQRKKRDAKARERRKRLKAQREQLVDDKGEAVSATLAAGSAVSTDQPNGASTTSINGQPTARRARRTQERHTRATIDQTAHAKVAAPPQAAPTLPARDLTAPVTMNEHALHVRSYSEAYQRSTAPIDRTETDWFKLRAMGIDPSKHRKRSFDSATDEEPKDDAEAKRVRRSSSNASLVLQPPLPPEAPFKPLTIEERLARIRAAKQAFTTSGSASPSVTGATPCNRRSSLTGRSSLLIAQARDLIAESPSAKHLPPAVHDFGRSVPNLGTSISSFRQSSFGKSVGAAQGNKPAYWGRASRFVPQHLYGKGPEAIRAYRDQYVNSPGSTPRTLGLEPLALSSPIPAQFSYVAQPGYTQPPYSEDGSASGVDLVDVDAEDNVAGDTEEDSFDGDDEEMESSEGEDEDEDEDENVDNPTQFGAYTGEYDEDEYTEEEEQNFAQPGSSFGGVGPGATQDDAIELSD